The genomic stretch GAACATCgtacttcagcgtgaccatcgcggttcggagtaccatcACGGTTCCGAGTCCTGCATATTTATTTCATGttgtattacaaaaaataaatgattcaCAGTTATTTGAAATAACTGATGGCAAATACAAATGCAATTATTTGTGTGACCAAAAAAAAGCTAACACAATGTAAgcatttttttcttctgatttttagCAAATGTTACGTCCCGTTATCGAACAAGCTATTCTGATGTTCAGAAAGAAGTAAAAAGGTATTGACGATGTCTGATTTTCATTTAATTGATGGATTTAATTTAACtcacaaaatgtttaaatatattcaCCCTTAGAATATTCAAATGTTGTTCATCTAGAGGCACGATGGCAAACACCAGTGCAAAGCCAAAAAAagtatagaaaaataatcaaaatatatattgaaataaatgaataGTTGGGTACACGATATAAGATGTTGTATCAGGTCAAATATCAATAGGTACAGTTTTTATATAAATGGTAGTATGTGTCATACTGTATATGCGAAATATAAAATTCTAGGCAATATAATAAATGTACGTTCTCATAGCATGATACATTTATGTTTTCCCTTGCATGTATCGATGTTCTACacataaaacaaacatgtaataATTGCAAACTGTGTATGATGCTTACATTCTTGTGCAAGTTACTATATactcatttatttcaaaaaagtataaatttgtATTATGCATAGTTTTCAATTGATTAacgaaattattttcaaaaacatcGGAAAATCAGTTACTTTTACTTAACTATAAAAACGACATTACACTATTTGTTTATATAGATGCTCAACTGCAAACAGTTTTggtaaatacatatatatcatttaatcactacatcatgttcatataaaaacacatttacaaATGTTTTTTACGATTAAAACGTATGTCGACTTATGCAGTCATTGTCTTTTATCTATGGTTTGTGTTTAATTTATCTACTTTACCGGAAACGGTTATATAAAGACGTCCGATACGGAAAGATCAATATCGTAATCAACCAGTATCATTAAAAGAGGGACacaagataccagagggacagtcaaactcatacatcgaaaatatactgacaacgccatggctaaaattgaaaaaggacaaacagacaaacaatattacaaatgacacaacatagaacactaaagaataaacaacacgtaccccaccaaaaaccaagggtgatctcaggtgctccggaagggtaagcagatcctgctccacatgtggcacccgtcgtgttgcttatgagataaacaaaatccggtaaatagtctaactcgTTAGGTTACATTTATGAAacggaaggggattgtagttacgacgtaaggaacatatccgatatcatttgtgaaacagttattccataacggtcaaccaactcgtgatggcgtccgtggTGGCATTAATGATcactttacagttacagttaggTAACTTGGTGTGTATTTTCCGAAACGACTTGATATGTGAATACAAATTAGTATATCACTGTTGTTTTTAGTTAACATGTTTGTATACAGTATGCATGTATGTTCcttttatcaaattatatttgaACATTATATTTTGGGTTAAGTgttaataacataaacggtatcAATTTTTCCACACTTTTCAGATTTGCTCGAGGCTAacatgtttcaaaatttaaagattatTAAAAGGATGAAGAGCTACAAACAAAAATGATTATATGATATTAACGTATATAACAATAAATTATTAAGATATACGAccatatttaacaataaattattAAGATATAAGACCGTATTTAACATATATTTATCTTTGCTTAAATTGTTCAAGCCTATTTTCATCAAAGTGCAAGCTAAATCCAGATTTAATAAAGTGCAATTTAATCTTATTATCGTTTTGTAATAATTATGGTTTGCAAGGACAATCAATTGACCTCGATATGAGCTCAGATTGAATAGTTAAattatgattttgaaaatatttcctcAATACATAATAGTTTTCAAAAGTACCAAGACTATagtttagtacgctagacgctcgtttcgtctacatatgactcatcagtgacgctcatatcaaaatagttataaagccaaacaagtacaaagttgaaaagcattgaggatccaaaattctaaaaggtATATGAAGGACAACATGAGAAAATAATAGTGAAGGTCAATGGAGCAATATAAGTCAATAAAATTGAGGAAATAATGTAAACTATTGGAAATAGAGAATTTAAGGCGAGGTTTTCATTTATACATGTTATTCTAAATTACGACGTGTTGAGTGTCATAATACTACCAAATCTAATTCtgacatattgtaaatataaggTATGTAGCTGTttctaaaatttcaataaataattttgtatgtTTGATCATTCCTCTAAAATCTCAAAAatgaatgcatgcaataatttgtGAACATGCTGAAGTGACTGTaagataaatattaaaaaaaaacacaacaaaatgaTGAACAATAGTCTGCTTGTATATTTGTCACTCAATTATATGGTTGGCAGAATGAAATCATCCGGAAACTGAGATTGATTTAGAAATAATTCACCTACATACACTTAAAGACGTTTACCATTACTATATGAtggttttaaatgtttaatgaaattatCTATAACAACATCGGACAATTGTTTTCCTGTACATGTATTTTGGTAGTACAACAACATTTCAGTGACCTTTTCTGTAATAAGTGTAAACAATTGTGGGTAAAAGGAAATACTTCATTATTCTATACGAATACATAGCTACACGTGGTTTATTTTGATTTAAGATATATGGGAATAATGCGTGAATTTTTTCAAGCAGTCATGTTTGAATGCTATTGATGTCCTGTATTTTTACTTTATGTCAATAGATACAGATCAAACGTATGATACGACAAGATCAACATGTGAAATCGACATTATTATTATTTCTCACGTTGTAGCGAACGATATTTTTGTGTAATATAGTtaactattatcatgattatataaagACGTTTGATAGGAAAAGAGTAACATCTTAATCCAATACAGTTTAACAAAGTAAAAAACATATTTCGATGATGTCAATTATATTTTATCTGGTATGCAATCTGATATTTCACCGGTCATTTTGCGAATCTTCCAGTTGCAAATGGCCTCATGCGTTTTTAGGTATGTACaactttaatttattttcaattggtATAATTAATCTTAAATTGCTATTTAGTCGACAGTAGCTCAAATCTCGGAAATCGATTAAAAGGAGACAAGAATAAGCTAACACAAACATAACAATAAATAAACTTATTGATGAAATTATTTTCCTCTGATGATGCACATGTGCTCTGTTATATATAATGTCAACCTCATCATACATATATAAGCTTGGGATATAATGTCAATACAAAACTTACAAAATAAGagttccttttttttcaaattaacactttgtttttattttacattaattatttttctcataaagtattaaatttataatgTAGGCCTTGTCATATACTATAAATCAAACACTTGTGATCATTTATATGAAAACAATTACTATATAACGTATCATAATCTTTTTAGATGGACGTAAGTCTTTAAACAGAACTATACTTGAATGGACAACATTGGAAACATTATTTCCTTTCATGCGAAATGGACACTACAAACCAAACTGTAGGCCCATACAACGAATAGCTATCATTGTACCATACCGTGAAAGGGAAACTCAGTTAAAAATATTCTTTCTAAACGTAGTTCCATTACTATATCGACAACAACTAGAATTCGATATTTATGTTGTAGAGCaggtatatatatactttaaagaGTAATGTCAAAcaagataaatataaaatatgtttcgACATGTGCATTATTTGCATTCGTATACCCAATGTATTACATTCTTCATCAAAATTTTACAGCagtttgatgaaaaataaaaattgaaatacacGTAAATATTTGTCCAACTAAATGTTTCGATTCGATTCAATTTGTAAGCAATTTTTAAGCACAACTGTTGGAATCTTTCGTGTTGGTCAGTGGTGGAGtccccggagaaaaccaccgatcTTTGAAAGAAAAAACTGACAACCCTAGTCAACTGTTATTGGAGTCGAGTCCACCCTCGGGAGttgggttcgaactcacaaccttagtgttgactgGCTACTGATTACAGAGGTTACTACTTAGACCTCTCGACCACCGACTCCCTCCTGTATGTATTCAAAATATAGATGCTATTTTGGCGAAAACACTTTGAAATTAATTCAGAtctaaaatatgcatttttttaaatacatttttaaactgaAAAGGAAAACTATTCAAAACTACATTGAACTGAATATAGTCTTGTGAACAAAGGAAGAAACTGAATTCAATCACACTATCATacatttgttttgatataaaaaaaaaaaaacaacaacaacaatatatTGGTTACGTAAGCATTCACAATATCATACGTATGTTTtgatataaagaaaattaatatgATGGTGACGTAACCAATCGGGAAGTGAACATATTCTTGTGAAGGTATGTTAATTAAATGATTACCTGTTATAGCATCGTTTGTATTTTTGAAGAACGAAATATGCATTGTGAGATCATTGAATGtttgtaaacaatatgtatatatatatatacacacgtTTTACCATAATTGTTCTTCTATTACAGTTTACGTTATAAATGTATAGCTAATTATAATTATCTAACGAATTCgggaattatttttaatataacataATACGGcctattaaatgtttttattatttcctttttGTTTAGGTTGGCGGACGACTGTTTAACAAAGGTGCACTTATCAACACTGGatttttacaatcaaaaataGATCATTCTTACGACTGCTACGTTATTCATGATGTTGATATATTGCCGGAAGACGATCGTAACTATTACACATGTGGAGAAAATCCCCGACACCTAGCTGTATTAGTACAGCAGTTCGGATATAGGTACGTTTATTTATTAAATCATAGCTTGTTATTTGAGAAGACTTTTcctgtaaaaaaattaattactGTTATTTTATAAGTATAGAGGAAATCCAGATAACTATCTTCCCTTTGCTATAATGAAGCATTAGTCGGTGTACAGTGGTAacttgtttatttctttttgcgTGATATATTGACTATCAATTGTTCTACCGGAAGTCATTTGTAAAGATATGCTCTAAAATTTTAACTTCGCACAGTACGTCTCTCCCTCTCATTGTAATTTCCAAGACCTTTGAATGATAATTACATAGTAATGTGGATGGAAAGAACTTTAAAATATGTGACTGAAATAAAGGCATTAAATACATATAATTAGATTGAGtgaatgtttcaattttgtaATGGTATAGGGTGAACCTTCCCTCAATGACTGTAATTTTTAAACAGCTTGAATTGAGCATgcctaccatttttttttaattctttgccGAAATATAATGTATGAACTTATTTGTTCACAGTATTTAATGGAAACGAGGCAAATTATATctgagggacattcaaactagaaaataaactgacaaccccatggctaaaaacaaaatagaccaacagaaaaacaatagcacacaaaaCGCAATCAGGAAAACTAAAGACTtcaaaacacgaaccccacttcAAACCGCGGATGATCTCACATAAAGGATCAACATGCATTACTCTTTCACCAACCGACATCGACTGTTTTGTGAACATTAGTCTTTAATTCGTTTACGAATAGATTGAAGCTCAataccataatcatgataattaaagtaaaatcacatataTTCAATCCTAAAATATGCACATTCATTCAATTTGAAAACGAATAGAAACGGatgtaaaaataatcaaatttatgAACTGGAACTCGTTTAACTTCTCTTAGAAAGAGTTCcatttatattgtgtcatttcAACTCGGTTTGAACATATTCAGCATGCATTATTAATTGTGTTATGAACGATAAGGAGAAATGTGTCAAGCAGCATCTTATCTTATATATCATGTTTGCAGGTTACATTATCCTGAATATGTTGGTGGTATTCTTGCTCTTACTTCAACACAAATGGAAAATATGAATGGATTTTCAAACCTGTATAATGGATGGGGTTTTGAAGACGATGATTTTTATAGACGGTTTGTATGGTCCTTATCTAAATTTATGTGAGCCTGTTAATCTCACAAtttaattgtcatgattgttggtTAGTTTTATAGAATTATGAAAGGAACTGTTACATACTTTAGTTTAAACTTACCAACATATATGACCATATGAACAGACCAATTACTTTAGAAGTATTCTTGACCGAATATCAGTCGAACATCAAACAATCGACTGTAAATGATGAGCCTCCCTAGGTGCGCTGCTATCAAAATAAATACTAAGCTTAGTCAAATCCCAGAAATTTAAGGTAACCTTCTGTGGCAAATCTTTTGGAATTATATATCCTCAAGCTCCATTTGCCCACTTTCTTTGGCATTTGTAACTTGTTTATTTGAGTTTCCCTGGTGATTCTTTTAGTAGACAAACCGTGCGTCTGGTGTACACATTTCTTATGCTCgtatatatttaagaaataattgatgcaagctatactttattgtagttttaacatgggaaggcattatattcgtgattatttttgcccgagcaatagtgagggctaaactgacacgaatataatgcctacccatgttaaaactattataaagtatagcttgcgtcaattatttcgattctgaataggacaattaaggtaatttctatgtcctaTGAGTATAAGTGTAAAAGCGTTTGTGTAGGGTCTTCCATGAACCTCCATTTTTCGTTTGTAAAGAAGCTCACGGCTGCCACTGTGATTTTTCAAAGGGAGTATTTTTAACAGCCAGAATGAACGGTTGTAGTATCTAGGTCAACTGTGTCAATTTCGGAAtgaacacattacagtcataataaatgcaTTAGTTAAatcatgtgcaccatttaagagtttgaaagtgttttaagttaagGAAATATATAAAGTTCAtgctaatttgataaaattaattattctGAAGAATGCAATATACgtatgtgcaaacaaattttattggatttagaacattggtttgttcacaaagcgaaagaagcacgtcatattaaaaTTAGCTTTCATTCCCAACAATACATTGATACTTATTGTCAGTTTACGTTCTTTAGCCAAGAATTCTGAAAACAGCTGAACACAAACAGCAAATCAATTAGATAGCCCGCAGCAGGTGTGTAGTGTATTCCAGCTTATTTCACCAGCCCATTAGTCTGCATTTTGTGTTTACTATTTTAAGAAATTCATTGGTtccaataaataagatttttagAAACTTTACgatttttcttatcccagggaTAACCTTATTTAGCAAAATGTTTAGTTAATATTTGGTTTGGAATGTTCTTAATAATTCGTATCTGATGATGCTTAATACTTTGTTTCGAGAGCCACTGATGagcattttaaaaacaaatcaccCGCCTTGTGTACAAATAACAAGTCCGGTCTTGTTTTTGGAAACTAATTCGTAAAAAATCGTCTGGCTTATTTTCTAAAAAGGCAATCAAACTATATCACCTGACTTTATATTGAAGAGTGAATATCCGAGGAATGAATTCTTAACATGTTTTCAAGATCAAACATGACGGCTAATTCTTCATGTTTTTTTTGGCATCATTACTAGATATATTCAATATAGTCtccatatattttgtattgtagAATAAAAAACGCTGGATACAAATTAGAAAGAACGCCAGATAAATTATCTTACTGTGGAAGTCTAGATCACAAAGCTGCAATAAAAAACAAAGACGGGTATATTTGCTTCTTCAATTACATTGCAATGCAAGTACTAGGATTTGTTTCACTTCTGTTTTGACAGAAATTATCCATGACATagtcatatttataatttaactttttACTAAAAGGGATTTCCTATCCAgaacaaagtaaaataacaaaaataaagaacttCGAGGAGGACAACCAAAACAGTCCCTAtcaaaatgccaaaatcaaaatctcaagcATATTTAACGAACGGATCTATGCTATTTGCAACAATGTATTAACAAATCCAacagatatacatgtatgaatgtaAAAATGACGGATACGGCAGTCAAACTGTGTTATAATCTCAACTATAATTAAAACTAACTAATATGCcatcaatgaaaatttaaatcGTACAGACAAACCACAGACGCCAAAATGATAGACAGGAATACAAAATATACCATTGCTCAAGCACAAAATAAAGGggtgtataagtaccgagccatttcaaagagataaaaaaattaaataaaaatcaagaatAAGCAAGATACAAAATGCTTAATCATATGTATACATAAGGCATGTTACGGTACCATCCCATTCAGTCCGAAGACTGTTTGCTTTGTTGAATGATAACCGTAAACAGACAAATATGTTATGCGTACTAATGCGAGGAACGAATAACAAATCGATACGATAGCACGAGCTGCATGTGTAGCCAATGTTTAGTAAAGCTGAGGGGTAATACATCTGTTTGAAATTCAAAGTCAGTTCGTAAACAGAAACGTTCTGTGTATGCTTCGTTTTGCATTAAAAAGGCGACTACAGATGTACAATATCTaaattgcaaaacaaaaacataggaatataaaaaaaaattatataacaataatagtTCATAGGGTATACAACAAATTAAACGTATCTGATAAAATATTCTTTGAGCAGTAGTTTCTATCTAATGCTTGACAATTTCTATATGCAATTCAAGTTGTAATATGTTTATTTTACAGTTGTGAAATATTTATGCGATACGGTCGAATGTGGCGGTTTGATGGTCTAGAAAGTCTTCAATATACGACTTTGAAGAGAGAAAAGAGACAGCTTTTTAAATGGATTCTAGTAGACTTTGATGCCAACCTATTAAAAGAGGTACAtatgattaaattttgtatttatttatattttataattcaggATGTATAGACGTGCCTCTggtctttgtaagtcttgtattatttttaattttagttacttgtgtataattcgaagtttagtatggcgttcattatcactaacttaaagctagtatatatatttgtttaggggccagctaaaggacgcctccggatgcgggaatttcgcGATGcattggtgaccttctactgttgtttgttctatggtcgcgttgttgtctcttcgacacattccccatttaaattctcaattttacatatatctaaCCAAACACACtactttgataaaaaaatttacCTGTTAATTAAAAATATGTGTGTAAATTTGAATGCCAGATGGAACTTAAGCCCCAGTACCACTAGACCACgttcgcaccacgctcaccgcgatttaaaataaattcagatcgtggtgaggtcgcggtatgaccGGCATGAACATGCA from Mytilus edulis chromosome 7, xbMytEdul2.2, whole genome shotgun sequence encodes the following:
- the LOC139483579 gene encoding beta-1,4-galactosyltransferase 4-like — protein: MMSIIFYLVCNLIFHRSFCESSSCKWPHAFLDGRKSLNRTILEWTTLETLFPFMRNGHYKPNCRPIQRIAIIVPYRERETQLKIFFLNVVPLLYRQQLEFDIYVVEQVGGRLFNKGALINTGFLQSKIDHSYDCYVIHDVDILPEDDRNYYTCGENPRHLAVLVQQFGYRLHYPEYVGGILALTSTQMENMNGFSNLYNGWGFEDDDFYRRIKNAGYKLERTPDKLSYCGSLDHKAAIKNKDGCEIFMRYGRMWRFDGLESLQYTTLKREKRQLFKWILVDFDANLLKENLKVSVKNIDKSTLPPRYKGYKDSYCAWYLNQKLFSTINMIKKFHFTDKPNNTNMTLRTYNTSNLEVPRTATKECLTTIL